From Triticum aestivum cultivar Chinese Spring chromosome 7B, IWGSC CS RefSeq v2.1, whole genome shotgun sequence:
AGGCCGCCAGCAGCGGCGACCGCTTCTTCTTCACCACGCGCAAGAGCAAGAACGGAAGCAAAACCCAGAGCGTGCGCACCGCCGGCGGCGGCACCTGGACCGTCAACGCTACCACGGCCGTCAAACACGCCGGAGTCGAGGTCGGCGAGAGGAAGAACCTGTCGTTCAGGAAGAAGGGCAAGTCCACCGGTTGGGTCATGGAGGAGTACAAATGCTTGCTGCCAGAGGCCGTCGTCGCCGACGGGGTGAAGGTGTTCTGCAAGATCCACTTGGCTCAGCATCCTCCTGACGCGGCCCGCCAGGAATCAGCCGCGTACAAGCATCAAGCAGAACCGCAACCAGAGGCCGTGACTGCGAGCATGCACGCACAGAAGAGGCCAGCAATAGCTCCCGCCGCCGATCCTCATCCGCCGCGCCCCAACAAGAGGATGCGAGGAGCAGTCCCTGTCCCCGCACCTGCCCCACCGTCGTTCTTGACGTATGATGAGGCAGCGAGTGCAATGTATGGCCCGCTGGCTCGTACCATCTTCCCTGTTCAAGATGCTCTGGATATACCAGCGTCAATCGAAGGTCCTTCAGCATCATGCGAGTCCACTACAACATCCAACCACTCCGGCGTTGCTTCTTCCTCAGATAATATGCAGCGACAAGCTCAAGCTACTGAGATTTCCTCCCAGTCAGATGTGCTGGAGTCTGTCAAGAATTACAGCCAACAACAGATGATTGTTCCTGAGGCTGGCTCAAGCATTGCAAGGAGCACATATGAAGAGGATGTCTTTCAGCCATTGGAGCCTCTTTCCGATTTGCTGGATGGGGAGGCAGATGGTTTTGATATTGAAGAACTAATGAGAATGATGGAAGACGACCCAATTGAAGTGGAGCCGGTCACTGGAGCCAACACTGGCGTGGAGATGGGCCAACAGGAACCTTTGTACCTGGATACCTTGGACCAAGGCATGCTGGAGGACATGCTGCAGTCCGATTGCCCTTACCCAATGTCAGGATCAGAGGATCGGG
This genomic window contains:
- the LOC123158955 gene encoding uncharacterized protein — its product is MEGLDVYQHYRLNPTDVDAVTYYLPRLIAGQTLHGADKFIHHVDIYSCEPKDLAARIAPVPQAASSGDRFFFTTRKSKNGSKTQSVRTAGGGTWTVNATTAVKHAGVEVGERKNLSFRKKGKSTGWVMEEYKCLLPEAVVADGVKVFCKIHLAQHPPDAARQESAAYKHQAEPQPEAVTASMHAQKRPAIAPAADPHPPRPNKRMRGAVPVPAPAPPSFLTYDEAASAMYGPLARTIFPVQDALDIPASIEGPSASCESTTTSNHSGVASSSDNMQRQAQATEISSQSDVLESVKNYSQQQMIVPEAGSSIARSTYEEDVFQPLEPLSDLLDGEADGFDIEELMRMMEDDPIEVEPVTGANTGVEMGQQEPLYLDTLDQGMLEDMLQSDCPYPMSGSEDRAMHNPAFHDADKEKRYNAASDLDAPSLQGQDHSFKPQPCSFDPFEAAWKAEEALEKEKRDNLHAGPLGGHNNFFSSASVH